A genomic stretch from Limnobacter thiooxidans includes:
- a CDS encoding ABC transporter ATP-binding protein — translation MKQTPALSIRNLSILYSGSSVSAVRDVSFELAQGEIACLLGPSGCGKTTLLRAIAGFLMPNQGTIALNGESASEPGRVRSPEKRNVGVVFQDYALFPHLSVRKNIEFGLHKRSEPEKRHRSGELLALIGLETLADRYPHELSGGQQQRVALARALAPKPTLILLDEPFSNLDVELKERLTFEVREILKAENMSAILVTHDQHEAFSMADRIGVMHAGELQQWGSSYSLYHQPNSRMVADFIGQGVFLPGKKTEQGLQIELAHLRLTEDQLPLNDEFDVLIRPDDIIHDDASPMQAIVVRKAFRGADFLYTLMLESGAHVLALVPSHHNHAIGEPIGIKLELDHVITFDRL, via the coding sequence ATGAAGCAAACCCCCGCATTGAGCATCAGGAACCTCAGTATTCTTTACTCGGGCAGCAGCGTTTCGGCTGTGCGCGATGTCAGTTTTGAGCTGGCACAGGGCGAAATAGCCTGCCTTCTTGGGCCATCGGGGTGCGGAAAAACAACTTTGCTGCGCGCAATTGCAGGATTCTTGATGCCCAACCAAGGCACCATCGCCTTGAATGGTGAAAGCGCCAGCGAACCGGGGCGGGTTCGGAGCCCGGAAAAACGCAATGTGGGCGTGGTGTTTCAAGACTATGCCCTGTTTCCTCATTTGTCGGTAAGGAAAAACATCGAATTCGGTCTTCACAAACGAAGTGAGCCAGAAAAGCGGCACCGAAGCGGTGAATTGCTGGCCTTGATCGGGTTGGAAACTTTGGCTGATCGATATCCACATGAGCTTTCCGGCGGTCAACAACAACGCGTTGCGCTTGCACGCGCATTGGCACCAAAACCCACATTGATATTGCTGGATGAACCTTTCTCCAACCTGGATGTAGAGCTGAAAGAACGGTTGACTTTTGAAGTTCGGGAGATACTGAAAGCCGAAAACATGAGCGCTATTTTGGTCACTCACGACCAACATGAGGCTTTTAGCATGGCCGATCGAATTGGCGTAATGCATGCAGGCGAACTGCAGCAATGGGGTTCATCCTACAGCCTTTACCACCAGCCCAATTCACGCATGGTGGCCGACTTTATTGGTCAAGGCGTTTTCTTGCCAGGTAAAAAGACCGAACAGGGTTTGCAAATCGAATTGGCCCATTTGCGGTTAACTGAAGACCAATTGCCCCTGAACGACGAATTCGATGTACTGATTCGCCCTGACGACATAATCCACGACGATGCAAGCCCGATGCAAGCCATCGTGGTGCGCAAGGCCTTTCGTGGCGCAGATTTTCTATACACATTGATGCTTGAAAGCGGCGCGCACGTATTGGCTCTGGTACCAAGTCATCACAACCACGCGATTGGCGAACCCATCGGGATCAAGTTAGAGCTTGATCACGTCATTACCTTCGACAGGCTGTAA
- a CDS encoding phage tail protein yields MGNDSQNTGFSAEDWAIEQAEQSFSNPAADNMQFLQSTLNAGEFESLGASSSYFNASTKSSPSTSNSFGSSFPGLSPAYSSAGLLGAVAATDMAGLTSAMGMAAQIATAAPVTFGKSAVGDSAVLAAAGDKALSLVPLNLQDNMPLTKGAVDPNINSMSSSFMEANPVLSGFNGVPDVFESNDALMSLMAGLGQNPSPDDLQTAIDAISDQINLLNTTFDPIFEGLAGEIESQIAVQDGLSSTDLGVSIFDDAGSVSSTLTDLIGSIDVANNPQLGSLLNLDSTFDNISNLVGSLPDLDLSPVINPITDIVGGITDPITDIVGGITDPVTDIVGGITDPVTDIVGGITDPVTDIVGGITDPVTDIVGGITDPITDIVGGITDPVTDIVGGITDPVTDIVGGITDPVTDIVGGITDPVTDIVGGITDPVIDIVGGITDPVTDPIIDIVDGLLPDLGLLSVLSNSPEGADGGDLLGLSNNGISSNAGAEGGALDGILGSLDLNK; encoded by the coding sequence ATGGGCAACGACAGTCAAAACACCGGTTTCAGTGCTGAAGATTGGGCGATAGAGCAGGCAGAGCAGAGTTTTTCCAATCCTGCTGCGGACAACATGCAGTTCCTGCAGTCCACTTTGAATGCGGGCGAATTTGAGTCGCTTGGGGCAAGTTCCAGCTACTTCAATGCGTCGACCAAATCTTCGCCGTCCACATCAAACAGTTTCGGAAGTTCCTTTCCAGGTTTGTCTCCAGCTTATTCAAGTGCCGGTCTGTTAGGCGCTGTCGCCGCGACCGACATGGCAGGCCTGACCAGTGCGATGGGGATGGCAGCACAAATTGCAACGGCTGCCCCTGTCACTTTTGGAAAAAGCGCAGTTGGCGATTCCGCAGTGCTGGCCGCTGCGGGCGATAAGGCCCTTTCGCTGGTTCCCCTTAATCTTCAAGACAACATGCCGTTGACGAAAGGTGCTGTTGACCCCAACATCAATTCCATGTCATCGAGTTTTATGGAAGCCAACCCTGTGTTGTCGGGTTTCAATGGCGTTCCTGATGTTTTCGAATCAAACGATGCTTTGATGAGTTTGATGGCTGGCCTTGGGCAGAATCCCAGCCCTGATGACTTGCAGACGGCCATTGACGCCATTTCGGATCAGATCAATTTACTCAACACCACATTTGACCCGATTTTTGAAGGGTTGGCGGGCGAGATTGAAAGTCAGATTGCCGTGCAAGACGGTTTGTCCAGCACCGACCTTGGTGTGTCAATTTTTGATGATGCTGGATCAGTGTCGTCCACATTGACCGATTTGATTGGTTCGATTGACGTGGCAAACAATCCCCAACTGGGCAGTTTGCTGAATCTGGATTCGACTTTCGACAACATTTCTAATTTGGTAGGCTCGCTCCCTGATCTGGACTTGAGTCCGGTGATCAACCCAATCACTGACATTGTGGGTGGAATCACCGATCCAATCACTGACATTGTGGGTGGAATCACCGATCCAGTCACCGACATCGTGGGTGGGATCACCGATCCTGTCACCGACATCGTGGGTGGTATTACCGATCCTGTCACCGACATCGTGGGTGGAATCACCGATCCTGTCACCGACATCGTGGGTGGAATCACCGATCCAATCACTGACATTGTGGGTGGAATTACGGATCCTGTCACCGACATCGTGGGTGGTATTACCGATCCTGTCACCGACATTGTGGGTGGGATTACTGATCCAGTCACTGACATTGTGGGTGGTATTACCGATCCTGTCACCGACATCGTGGGTGGTATTACCGATCCTGTCATCGACATCGTGGGTGGGATCACCGATCCAGTTACTGATCCGATAATCGATATAGTAGATGGCCTTTTACCAGACCTCGGCTTGCTTTCCGTGCTCAGCAATAGCCCTGAAGGTGCCGATGGAGGCGACCTGTTAGGCTTGTCCAACAACGGCATTTCATCCAACGCGGGTGCCGAAGGCGGTGCACTCGATGGGATTCTAGGTTCGCTGGATTTGAACAAGTAG
- a CDS encoding TolC family protein yields the protein MTTLLDKPGRARWTRNALCALIASIMTLPAGAQQPMPTNPAIGNDNNEFRARRIEPSEAARMSKEELSKVRFLNMLRTNPEIVTSRINVNASQFIEDGARAAYFPKIAVGANASSSSTVTNRQSTDITVTQPLYTAGRISARIKAAESDGTIADGQFVQTIQNVVLESFLASSTLSRNALLVEASRAAEAAVAQLLALEERRVELGGSGVTDAQFAKARLAVTRDRLVNFEGQFEEARATYFRYFGVYPEGYNVPELEIDRSMLPPRVDDAVTKALFSNPEIRVAESQIVKSRHNYTAEEASLYPSLNLVGIQQFFGEPDPFTGDKTDSSVNLRLQYNAFSGGEQVARVNQAAATIDTRRAQLAAARLRTEESVRFQWGKWTAGQSRSVTLRGAYADSLQVFKNRKRLRDFGRETVIVMLDAQVEYFNVLIAYINAVFDARDASFRLMHAMGLMMPTPGAEGDWFQLFFSKLPERDRLESSLKDTADIASSPADQKIAEKLGLDVSQTEINKAAGFVLTPAQRLQIEKDSERSRVQASDVEKQLKPALKPAPVLDPRFYR from the coding sequence ATGACAACACTACTGGACAAGCCTGGACGGGCCCGATGGACCCGAAATGCGCTGTGCGCGCTGATCGCGAGCATAATGACTTTGCCGGCAGGTGCTCAGCAGCCAATGCCCACTAACCCGGCAATTGGTAACGACAACAACGAGTTTCGTGCCCGTCGTATTGAGCCCTCAGAGGCAGCCCGAATGTCCAAAGAAGAGTTGAGTAAGGTTCGCTTTCTCAACATGTTGCGCACCAATCCGGAAATTGTGACTTCGCGCATCAACGTAAATGCCTCGCAGTTTATTGAAGATGGTGCCAGGGCGGCCTATTTCCCCAAGATTGCAGTAGGCGCAAACGCAAGTTCGAGTTCAACCGTGACGAATCGGCAGTCTACCGACATTACCGTGACGCAACCTTTGTACACAGCTGGCCGTATTTCAGCGCGCATCAAGGCGGCAGAAAGTGATGGCACAATTGCAGACGGCCAGTTTGTACAGACCATTCAGAATGTGGTACTGGAAAGTTTTCTGGCCAGCAGCACCTTGTCCAGGAACGCATTGCTGGTTGAAGCCTCAAGGGCTGCCGAAGCTGCCGTGGCCCAGTTGCTTGCACTTGAAGAACGTCGTGTGGAGTTGGGCGGAAGCGGCGTGACCGATGCACAGTTTGCCAAGGCACGTTTGGCTGTGACACGTGATCGTCTAGTGAACTTTGAAGGCCAGTTCGAAGAAGCACGTGCCACCTACTTTCGTTACTTTGGTGTGTACCCGGAGGGTTATAACGTACCTGAGCTGGAAATCGACAGGTCCATGTTGCCGCCGCGTGTTGATGATGCAGTGACCAAGGCCCTGTTTTCCAACCCTGAAATTCGGGTTGCTGAAAGCCAGATCGTGAAATCCCGACACAACTACACCGCTGAAGAAGCAAGTCTTTACCCTTCCTTGAACCTGGTGGGCATTCAGCAGTTTTTCGGTGAGCCCGATCCCTTTACCGGTGACAAAACCGACAGCTCTGTCAACTTGCGCTTGCAGTACAACGCTTTTTCTGGTGGAGAGCAGGTCGCTCGTGTCAATCAGGCCGCTGCGACAATAGACACGCGCCGTGCGCAACTGGCAGCAGCACGCCTTCGTACCGAAGAAAGCGTGCGGTTTCAATGGGGAAAGTGGACCGCAGGGCAGTCAAGGTCTGTGACCCTGCGTGGTGCCTATGCAGATTCGCTGCAGGTTTTCAAGAACAGAAAACGCCTGCGGGATTTCGGTCGTGAGACCGTGATCGTAATGCTTGATGCACAGGTTGAATATTTCAACGTGTTGATTGCCTACATCAACGCGGTATTCGATGCTCGCGATGCAAGTTTCAGGTTGATGCATGCCATGGGATTGATGATGCCTACCCCGGGTGCAGAAGGGGACTGGTTTCAGTTGTTTTTCTCCAAACTGCCAGAGCGAGACCGACTTGAAAGCAGTTTGAAAGACACCGCTGACATAGCCAGCAGCCCAGCCGACCAGAAAATTGCCGAGAAGTTGGGCCTCGATGTGAGCCAGACAGAGATCAACAAGGCAGCGGGCTTTGTACTGACACCTGCTCAGCGATTGCAAATTGAAAAAGACTCCGAGCGGAGCCGGGTTCAGGCCAGTGATGTTGAAAAGCAGTTAAAGCCCGCCTTGAAGCCGGCACCTGTTCTGGATCCACGTTTCTATCGGTAA
- a CDS encoding HlyD family type I secretion periplasmic adaptor subunit, with translation MKSNNALAEVGKNDLKPYEVPTLYKPSGGGFDTKSRVALGFIAVSLFASLFIRVDQVVTAPGKVIPSTRVKSIQHLEGGIVQELGVKEGDVVKEGAMLVQLDLATSGINIEELQSRRAALEMSRARLLAEASGKTPEYPSEIVANYPDLYRTEQSTYFARVTELQGILGVNDSQMQGNQGKVGELQAKLDGLENRAVTTLRELEITRELVRERLVSQLEYLTKKRDYDSLTAEIASMRQTISSAQASVGERRARRVEEEGKFRRRAADELTTLERQLASLKDEINRASDQRDRAVIRSPIDGVIKNLKLQAVGNVVRQGEPIMEVVPVDEILVVETRLSPADRGYVTLDQPSEVKVSAYDFLRYGTLPGKVTQIAADTDPGTEETGPHYRLIVSTDKAFFGTPEAPLRISPGMTADVDINVGSQPFIYYLLKPVLKLKQEAFREP, from the coding sequence ATGAAGTCCAACAATGCATTGGCCGAGGTCGGGAAAAACGATCTCAAACCTTACGAGGTTCCTACACTCTACAAGCCCAGTGGCGGGGGTTTTGACACCAAAAGCCGTGTTGCTTTGGGTTTTATTGCGGTGTCCCTGTTTGCATCCCTGTTCATTCGAGTGGATCAGGTTGTGACAGCCCCTGGCAAAGTAATTCCATCAACTCGCGTAAAGTCCATTCAGCATCTGGAAGGCGGGATTGTGCAGGAGCTGGGTGTGAAGGAGGGTGATGTAGTCAAGGAAGGTGCCATGTTGGTGCAGCTTGATCTGGCCACTTCCGGTATCAACATTGAAGAGTTGCAAAGCCGCCGTGCCGCACTTGAAATGAGCAGGGCGCGCCTGCTTGCTGAAGCGTCAGGAAAAACGCCTGAGTACCCTTCTGAAATTGTTGCCAACTACCCCGATTTGTACCGCACGGAGCAATCCACTTATTTTGCGCGTGTTACTGAACTGCAGGGTATCTTGGGCGTAAATGACAGCCAGATGCAAGGCAACCAGGGCAAGGTAGGGGAACTGCAAGCCAAGCTGGATGGCTTGGAAAATCGCGCTGTGACCACGCTGCGTGAACTGGAAATTACCCGTGAACTGGTACGTGAGCGACTGGTTTCCCAGCTCGAGTATTTGACCAAGAAGCGTGATTACGACAGCTTGACTGCCGAGATTGCTTCCATGCGGCAAACAATCTCTTCCGCACAGGCCTCTGTGGGTGAACGCCGCGCCCGTCGGGTTGAGGAAGAAGGCAAGTTTCGTCGACGCGCTGCGGATGAGCTGACAACGCTTGAACGCCAACTTGCCAGTTTGAAGGACGAAATCAACCGGGCCAGTGATCAGCGTGACCGTGCGGTGATCCGCTCTCCAATTGACGGCGTTATCAAGAATTTGAAATTGCAGGCTGTAGGCAACGTTGTTCGCCAAGGCGAACCTATCATGGAAGTGGTCCCTGTGGACGAAATTCTGGTGGTTGAAACGCGCCTTTCTCCGGCTGACCGTGGCTATGTGACACTGGACCAACCCTCTGAGGTCAAGGTGTCGGCCTATGACTTCCTCAGATACGGTACCCTGCCAGGCAAAGTGACCCAGATTGCTGCGGACACGGACCCTGGAACCGAAGAGACCGGGCCGCATTATCGCTTGATTGTTAGCACGGACAAGGCGTTTTTTGGTACACCCGAGGCGCCTTTGCGCATATCTCCGGGCATGACTGCTGATGTTGACATCAACGTTGGTTCACAGCCCTTTATTTATTATTTGTTGAAACCTGTATTGAAGCTGAAGCAAGAAGCCTTCAGAGAACCTTAA
- a CDS encoding peptidase domain-containing ABC transporter: MSVKYLFKERLEALWNFGLKSEKSGDSSTESENLDVNNSKTVESVIRGALPLLKRAALLSIFVNLVALFPAIFSLQVYDRVIYRSGLNTLTALLIGMGIILAADLILRSFRARVLRVAAVKIDGQIASRLMNKILSIPLRQLEARSTASWYSLFKDVDTVRVVWSGAVAMTILDLPFAILAIGLIATIALPVLPVVLIGLACLAALSWYSAGEFRKRRVEEFSRARRRDEVLAEVCRGREAIKSLVQDESAKRAWVSSYNSWVQESFQKNGEMEDQRELSVSIMLCVNVAITAVGAFAVINQWMTVGGLIASNMLAAKAIGPLAALTGHWRSIAHSREAADRLNKVFGSDEEKQHTGLSLPMPSGALRLENVSYQHVGAQKEVVKSVSAQIGPRGIYGLAGDNGAGKSTLLKLLRGLYEPQSGRVLLDEYDLSQFSRQELAKWIGFLPQTSQLFEGTIVENLRRSNPDASDEQILLAAKRSGAHEFIAKMPDGYMTQVGEGGNRLSGGQRRRVAITQAFLSDAPVLLLDEPTNDLDFAAETHLMAVFKSLATVKTIIMVTHSVRLMSICDKIIYLDKASKLHLGATPEMLKLLYGISVPKAVPAAPKAAAQVGNEAIKGTLGNDVAEVETNSDAGGKAAQA, translated from the coding sequence ATGTCGGTTAAATATTTGTTTAAAGAAAGGCTGGAGGCACTCTGGAATTTCGGCTTGAAGTCTGAAAAGTCAGGTGATTCATCGACTGAGTCTGAAAACTTGGACGTCAATAATTCGAAGACAGTGGAAAGCGTCATTCGGGGTGCTTTGCCCTTGCTCAAGCGTGCGGCCCTTTTGTCCATCTTCGTGAACCTGGTGGCCTTGTTTCCAGCCATCTTTTCCCTGCAGGTTTATGATCGGGTGATTTATCGCTCTGGTTTGAATACCTTGACAGCCTTGCTGATTGGCATGGGCATTATTTTGGCAGCAGACCTGATACTTCGCTCATTCCGGGCCCGGGTATTGCGCGTGGCCGCTGTAAAGATTGACGGCCAGATCGCCAGCCGACTGATGAACAAAATCCTGTCTATCCCCCTTCGACAGCTTGAAGCGCGCTCCACTGCATCGTGGTATTCGCTGTTTAAAGACGTCGATACTGTTCGCGTGGTCTGGAGTGGTGCTGTTGCAATGACCATTCTGGATTTGCCTTTTGCAATTCTCGCAATTGGCTTGATCGCGACCATCGCGTTGCCAGTATTGCCGGTCGTGCTGATCGGGTTGGCCTGTCTGGCGGCGCTGTCCTGGTACAGCGCCGGCGAATTCCGCAAGCGCCGTGTTGAAGAGTTTTCTCGAGCCCGTCGTCGAGACGAAGTACTGGCCGAAGTTTGCCGAGGCCGTGAAGCCATAAAAAGCTTGGTGCAAGATGAGTCGGCGAAGCGGGCTTGGGTGTCGAGTTACAACTCGTGGGTCCAGGAGTCTTTCCAGAAAAACGGGGAGATGGAGGACCAGCGGGAACTGTCTGTTTCCATCATGTTGTGCGTGAACGTGGCCATCACGGCTGTGGGTGCGTTTGCAGTGATCAATCAATGGATGACTGTGGGTGGTTTGATTGCTTCAAACATGTTGGCTGCCAAGGCGATTGGGCCATTGGCTGCGCTGACAGGCCACTGGCGTTCAATTGCGCATTCCCGCGAAGCGGCTGATCGCCTGAATAAAGTGTTTGGCTCGGACGAAGAGAAACAGCACACGGGGCTGAGCTTGCCCATGCCTTCGGGTGCGCTGCGGTTGGAAAACGTGAGTTACCAGCACGTGGGTGCCCAAAAAGAAGTGGTAAAAAGCGTGTCCGCTCAAATTGGTCCACGCGGTATTTATGGCCTGGCCGGAGACAATGGTGCAGGCAAGTCCACTTTGCTGAAGTTGCTGCGGGGCCTCTACGAGCCACAATCGGGTAGGGTGTTGCTGGACGAATACGACCTGTCGCAGTTTTCACGCCAGGAGTTGGCAAAATGGATCGGATTTTTGCCGCAAACGTCGCAACTGTTCGAAGGCACCATTGTAGAAAACCTGCGTCGTTCAAACCCCGATGCCAGCGATGAGCAAATTTTGCTGGCTGCCAAGCGGTCGGGAGCACATGAATTCATTGCAAAAATGCCCGATGGCTACATGACCCAGGTTGGTGAAGGTGGCAATCGTTTGTCAGGTGGCCAACGTCGCCGGGTTGCGATTACCCAGGCTTTTTTATCCGATGCCCCTGTATTGTTGCTGGACGAACCCACCAACGACCTGGATTTTGCCGCTGAAACCCACTTGATGGCTGTATTCAAAAGCTTGGCTACGGTGAAAACCATCATCATGGTGACGCACTCGGTTCGCTTGATGTCGATTTGCGACAAGATTATTTATCTGGACAAAGCGTCCAAGCTGCATTTGGGTGCTACACCAGAAATGCTCAAGTTACTGTATGGCATTTCTGTGCCCAAGGCTGTTCCTGCCGCACCCAAAGCGGCTGCGCAGGTGGGAAATGAGGCCATCAAGGGAACGCTTGGCAATGATGTTGCTGAAGTTGAAACCAATTCGGACGCTGGCGGAAAGGCTGCGCAGGCCTGA
- a CDS encoding RNA polymerase sigma factor, producing the protein MEASAQLDCKLISTVRNTYIDDYIAGTARLKEELASLIGRIANRDRQAFEELYQLTSRKMFAVALRIVREPGLAQDVLQDSYIRLWRYAHTFNGKLSAPETWLHQVVRNRALDLIAQQSHTLNSISIDQFADQDEDSSDLVFEAHSVSSDDKETTKVMQACVQRLDGKYRQVLTLAYTHGMSHAEISEHLNVPLGTVKTWVRRGLMELKTVYDEVQSEGLVTLVAKANARRKDAEQSGYLA; encoded by the coding sequence ATGGAAGCAAGTGCCCAGCTCGACTGTAAATTGATATCAACTGTACGTAACACTTACATAGACGACTACATCGCGGGGACAGCCAGGTTGAAAGAAGAGCTTGCTTCTTTAATTGGACGGATTGCAAATCGCGATCGACAGGCGTTCGAAGAGCTTTATCAACTTACGTCGCGAAAAATGTTTGCAGTTGCGTTGAGAATCGTTCGCGAACCGGGCTTAGCACAAGACGTATTGCAGGATTCCTACATCCGCTTGTGGCGTTATGCACACACCTTCAACGGCAAATTGTCTGCGCCTGAAACTTGGTTGCACCAGGTGGTAAGGAATCGTGCGCTTGATTTGATTGCCCAACAAAGCCATACCCTGAATTCAATATCAATCGACCAGTTTGCAGACCAGGATGAAGATTCCTCAGACTTGGTGTTTGAAGCCCATTCGGTCAGTTCTGATGACAAAGAGACCACCAAAGTGATGCAGGCCTGCGTGCAGCGCCTGGACGGAAAGTACCGGCAGGTGCTGACACTGGCCTACACCCATGGAATGAGCCATGCGGAAATTTCTGAGCATTTGAATGTGCCATTGGGCACGGTGAAAACCTGGGTGCGGCGCGGTTTGATGGAACTCAAGACTGTGTACGACGAAGTTCAATCTGAAGGATTGGTCACGCTGGTTGCAAAAGCCAACGCGCGTAGAAAAGACGCTGAACAATCTGGATATCTGGCATAA
- a CDS encoding response regulator transcription factor has product MKNDKGLTGRPQPQRNQPPNTPANAGRTVSLQPMFVTNRTTIEEIDNHLSSAETRIVVITIEKTNRHGEAVVQHIGSCYSDVRIVLVCEGTAQDILALAFKPGVWACVSRQSSVETLREAIDTVATGIRYVAPELVATRAVNSGSPTERVESVNQMHTLNEQEEGTQLTRRERQVLTLIAQGRPRREIAELLKVSPRTIDAYRARLLQKLNLDSSVQLVKYAISTGMAS; this is encoded by the coding sequence ATGAAAAATGACAAGGGTTTGACCGGAAGACCACAACCCCAGCGCAATCAGCCCCCCAATACACCAGCCAACGCGGGCAGAACTGTCAGCCTACAGCCCATGTTTGTCACTAACCGGACAACCATTGAGGAAATCGACAACCACCTGTCAAGTGCTGAAACGCGAATCGTCGTCATCACGATCGAGAAAACCAATCGACACGGTGAGGCAGTTGTTCAACACATTGGTTCTTGCTACAGCGATGTCAGGATTGTCCTGGTGTGCGAAGGCACCGCGCAGGATATCCTGGCATTGGCTTTCAAGCCCGGAGTCTGGGCCTGTGTAAGCCGCCAATCATCCGTTGAGACACTGCGTGAAGCCATCGACACCGTGGCCACAGGTATACGTTATGTGGCCCCCGAACTGGTAGCCACCCGCGCGGTGAACAGTGGGTCACCGACCGAGCGCGTTGAATCAGTCAACCAGATGCACACCTTGAATGAACAAGAGGAAGGCACACAGCTGACCCGCCGTGAACGTCAGGTGTTGACATTGATCGCCCAAGGGCGGCCACGCCGTGAAATTGCGGAACTGCTCAAGGTATCGCCACGCACGATTGACGCCTATCGCGCCCGGCTGCTTCAAAAACTGAACCTGGACTCCAGCGTTCAATTGGTCAAATATGCCATCTCAACAGGCATGGCCAGCTGA
- the queC gene encoding 7-cyano-7-deazaguanine synthase QueC encodes MNKKALVLFSGGQDSTVCLAWALSKFDQVETIGFDYGQRHRIELACRLTVLDRIREKFPEWAEKLGEDRVIDLSWLGQISDCALTEEREIELSENGLPNTFVPGRNLVFFLISSAVAYRRGLSTLVGGMCQTDFSGYPDCREDTLKALQVATNLGMASSFRFETPLMWIDKTETFQLGEQLGGEKLLEIIVRDTHTCYTGDRTHEHDWGFGCGECPACDLRKRGWNNYISQQNQ; translated from the coding sequence ATGAACAAAAAAGCACTGGTGCTGTTTTCCGGCGGGCAAGACAGCACTGTTTGCCTCGCTTGGGCGCTGTCAAAATTTGATCAGGTTGAAACCATCGGCTTTGACTATGGGCAGCGACACCGTATTGAACTGGCATGCCGACTCACGGTACTAGACCGAATTCGTGAAAAGTTTCCAGAGTGGGCTGAGAAACTTGGTGAAGACCGTGTCATTGATCTGAGTTGGCTGGGGCAGATTTCCGATTGTGCTCTGACCGAAGAACGAGAAATCGAACTCAGCGAAAATGGCTTGCCCAACACATTTGTTCCTGGCCGTAACCTCGTCTTCTTTCTGATTTCGTCGGCTGTCGCCTATCGACGCGGATTATCAACCTTGGTAGGCGGCATGTGCCAAACCGATTTTTCAGGTTATCCGGACTGCCGCGAAGACACATTAAAAGCCTTACAGGTGGCCACCAACCTGGGAATGGCCAGCAGCTTCCGATTCGAAACACCCTTGATGTGGATCGACAAGACCGAAACATTTCAGCTGGGCGAACAACTCGGGGGAGAAAAATTGCTCGAAATCATCGTACGAGACACCCACACCTGTTACACAGGTGACAGAACCCATGAGCATGATTGGGGCTTTGGCTGCGGGGAATGTCCAGCCTGCGATTTGCGAAAGCGAGGCTGGAATAATTACATTTCACAACAGAATCAATAG